The Pleuronectes platessa chromosome 11, fPlePla1.1, whole genome shotgun sequence genome includes a window with the following:
- the bmp4 gene encoding bone morphogenetic protein 4, whose amino-acid sequence MIPGNRMLMVILICQVLLGESNHASLIPEEGKKKVPGLQGRSASQSHELLRDFEATLLHMFGLKRRPRPSRSTTVPRYLLDLYRLQSGEAEEAGGHDIAFEYPERSASRANTVRGFHHEEHMEKVHEQDLGEATPFRFMFNLSSIPEDELLSSAELRLYRHQIDEVVANALSDDQGLHRINVYEVLKPPRPGQLITQLLDTRLVRQNASQWESFDVSPAVLRWTRERLPNYGLAVEVQHLNQTPRHQGRHVRISRSLHQEPGEDWEQLRPLLVTFGHDGKGHPLTRRTKRSPKQRGRKRNRNCRRHALYVDFSDVGWNDWIVAPPGYQAYYCHGECPFPLADHLNSTNHAIVQTLVNSVNNNIPKACCVPTELSAISMLYLDEHDKVVLKNYQEMVVEGCGCR is encoded by the exons ATGATTCCTGGTAATCGAATGCTGATGGTCATTTTAATATGCCAAGTCCTGCTGGGAGAGAGCAACCATGCTAGTCTGATACCTGAAGAAGGGAAAAAGAAAGTACCGGGCCTGCAGGGTCGTTCGGCCTCTCAGAGCCATGAACTGCTGCGGGACTTCGAGGCCACGCTGCTGCACATGTTCGGCCTCAAGAGGCGGCCGCGGCCCAGCCGCTCGACCACGGTGCCCCGCTACCTGCTGGACCTCTACCGCCTGCAGTCGGGGGAGGCCGAGGAGGCTGGCGGGCATGACATCGCTTTTGAGTACCCAGAGAGGTCAGCCAGCCGGGCCAACACTGTGAGGGGCTTCCACCATGAAG AGCACATGGAAAAGGTGCACGAGCAGGACCTTGGCGAGGCCACGCCCTTCCGCTTCATGTTCAACCTCAGCAGCATCCCGGAGGACGAGCTGCTCTCGTCCGCCGAACTCAGGCTCTACCGTCATCAGATTGACGAGGTGGTCGCTAACGCCCTCTCAGACGACCAGGGGCTCCACCGGATAAACGTGTACGAGGTGCTGAAGCCCCCGCGGCCCGGGCAGCTCATCACGCAGCTCTTGGACACGCGGCTCGTGCGCCAAAACGCGTCACAATGGGAGAGCTTCGACGTCAGCCCCGCCGTGCTGCGCTGGACTCGTGAGCGCCTCCCGAACTACGGGCTGGCTGTGGAGGTGCAGCACCTCAACCAAACGCCGCGTCACCAGGGCCGACACGTCCGCATCAGCCGCTCGCTACACCAGGAGCCCGGCGAGGACTGGGAGCAGCTGCGCCCCCTCCTGGTGACCTTTGGCCACGACGGGAAGGGTCACCCACTGACCCGCCGGACCAAGCGCAGCCCCAAGCAGCGGGGCCGCAAACGCAACCGCAACTGCCGGCGCCACGCGCTCTACGTGGACTTTAGCGACGTAGGCTGGAATGACTGGATAGTGGCGCCCCCTGGTTACCAGGCTTATTACTGCCACGGGGAATGCCCCTTTCCTCTGGCAGATCATCTGAACTCAACCAACCACGCCATTGTTCAGACACTGGTGAACTCTGTGAACAACAACATTCCCAAGGCCTGCTGCGTGCCAACAGAGCTCAGCGCCATCTCCATGCTCTACCTAGACGAACACGACAAGGTGGTCCTAAAAAACTATCAGGAAATGGTAGTGGAGGGCTGCGGCTGCCGCTAA